The Verrucomicrobium spinosum DSM 4136 = JCM 18804 genome includes a region encoding these proteins:
- a CDS encoding vWA domain-containing protein, which yields MSLLNTGFLWALAALAVPLWVHLRRRMQYRQLPVGSLRFLNEVLQERRRRSRFEEIPLLLLRLLCVILLAVVFCRPFFSSSVKAVADPAETVILLDASGSVTGAMKTAGMDFFQRAAADVAEGGKLTLAQFSDEVAVISDAGEWTPRAGAPTDLTRAMNWALDRIGAGDGGAGQSGKVVLIAHLAEGDVPPSPPRVWPPGVSLEVHALRSPSMQNAAVRQVTLLTPYVMEQMEIEAEVHLPTGADRAVTLKAEGITITQTVPEGGDRVIFKLKPPRDEVRGTISLSGGDDWPADDERPFAVRWVQPRRVLLVDGNPGNTPFEGQAYFVDKALTASGAAHGKTPFQPEIVYGLSARQGATDLSGVAAVALCGLPAVSTADARLLAQYVETGGGVLIALDARWTRGASAVLEAAGLLPPGIRPAGGDSMPALAEEAGPVRTLTTWERTHPILAPYDGKDGGDLREAEWRDGFDVPVESGWKALATLDGGHALLLEKTPAVTSKGRILVLAHSLTREWTDLPRDPLFVPLVKSLFTYVAQAEGASPELKPRYPGVHEDRPPGLYADATGNTEIVAAAPSESVVNGVEITALRQAFGVPDASLPASTPQEDPSLAKASVPWRHELWPWVAVALLFLLMAENLVATRRPHPSSTR from the coding sequence ATGTCACTCCTGAACACCGGATTCCTCTGGGCGCTAGCCGCGTTGGCGGTGCCGCTGTGGGTGCATCTGCGTCGCCGCATGCAGTACCGGCAGCTTCCGGTGGGCAGTTTGCGGTTTCTCAATGAGGTGTTGCAGGAGCGGCGGCGGCGGTCGCGGTTTGAGGAGATTCCCCTGCTGCTTCTGCGGCTTCTCTGCGTGATCCTGCTGGCCGTGGTCTTCTGTCGGCCCTTCTTCAGCTCCAGCGTCAAGGCGGTGGCTGATCCGGCGGAGACGGTGATCCTGCTGGATGCCTCCGGCAGCGTGACCGGGGCGATGAAAACAGCGGGGATGGATTTTTTCCAACGTGCCGCCGCAGACGTCGCCGAAGGCGGCAAACTGACGCTGGCCCAGTTCTCGGATGAGGTGGCGGTGATCTCTGATGCCGGGGAATGGACCCCTCGTGCCGGGGCTCCCACAGATTTGACCCGGGCCATGAATTGGGCCCTGGACCGGATTGGTGCTGGCGACGGCGGAGCGGGTCAGTCTGGGAAAGTGGTGCTCATCGCGCATCTGGCGGAGGGAGACGTGCCGCCCAGTCCTCCGCGAGTCTGGCCTCCAGGAGTGTCGCTGGAAGTGCACGCCCTGCGGTCGCCTTCGATGCAGAACGCCGCCGTGCGTCAGGTCACCCTGCTCACGCCTTACGTGATGGAGCAGATGGAGATCGAGGCCGAGGTGCACCTGCCCACGGGGGCCGACCGCGCCGTGACCTTGAAGGCGGAGGGCATCACGATCACGCAGACCGTGCCGGAGGGCGGAGACCGGGTCATCTTCAAACTCAAGCCGCCTCGTGATGAAGTGCGGGGCACTATCTCCCTCAGCGGCGGGGACGACTGGCCTGCGGATGACGAGCGTCCCTTCGCGGTGCGGTGGGTCCAACCCCGGCGGGTCCTGCTGGTGGATGGCAACCCGGGCAACACGCCGTTTGAAGGGCAGGCCTACTTCGTGGACAAGGCGCTCACGGCCTCTGGCGCGGCGCATGGGAAGACCCCGTTCCAGCCCGAGATCGTTTACGGACTCTCCGCGCGCCAGGGAGCTACGGATTTATCCGGAGTGGCCGCGGTGGCGTTGTGCGGTCTGCCTGCGGTCTCCACGGCGGATGCGCGCCTCCTCGCACAATATGTGGAGACGGGTGGAGGTGTTCTGATTGCACTCGATGCCCGCTGGACCCGAGGTGCTTCTGCTGTTCTGGAAGCGGCAGGGCTCCTCCCTCCCGGCATCCGTCCTGCTGGGGGTGACAGCATGCCAGCTTTGGCAGAGGAGGCCGGCCCCGTACGGACGTTGACGACCTGGGAACGGACGCATCCCATCCTGGCTCCTTACGATGGCAAAGATGGCGGGGATCTCCGGGAGGCTGAGTGGCGGGATGGATTTGACGTCCCTGTTGAATCGGGCTGGAAGGCGCTGGCAACGCTGGATGGCGGACACGCCTTGCTGCTGGAGAAGACGCCCGCCGTCACCTCTAAGGGCCGCATCCTCGTGCTGGCTCATTCCTTGACCCGGGAGTGGACGGATTTGCCGCGCGATCCCTTGTTCGTGCCACTTGTAAAGAGCCTCTTCACCTATGTGGCCCAGGCGGAGGGGGCCAGCCCTGAACTGAAGCCTCGCTATCCCGGTGTTCATGAAGATCGCCCTCCCGGCCTCTACGCCGATGCCACAGGCAATACGGAGATCGTGGCTGCGGCTCCATCGGAGTCTGTGGTGAATGGTGTCGAGATCACCGCACTGCGACAGGCCTTTGGTGTTCCAGACGCATCGCTTCCCGCTTCTACTCCACAGGAAGATCCTTCGTTGGCAAAGGCATCCGTCCCCTGGCGGCATGAACTCTGGCCGTGGGTGGCGGTGGCACTCCTGTTCCTCCTCATGGCGGAGAACCTCGTCGCCACCCGCCGTCCGCACCCCTCATCCACCCGATGA
- a CDS encoding DUF1800 family protein, whose amino-acid sequence MRSPASLVSPSRFAESRPAWALSLLLALLPGTAALAELDKNTNQLSDVWELQFNAQALTAGLDTDHDGFTNLQEAAGGTNPFDATSRPAIGIGAGPGNGAEISWQSSPGKRYRIDVSNTLALNSWQTLLTVDGTGEIFDLPISVAPGSQFFRLNVSDIDTDLDGLSDWEERQLGLDPRSSASERQATSDFSRVNTEWTGTSVVTVGLLDGEINEDWPDKGLVAIRRTGGLKPITVNLTLTGTATRDADYTCPVIGSQVTIPLGVREVWVEFTPLEDSQTEGAETIILTATSGTGYTLGTTTTATVTLADASTQPSPKAAARFLIQAAFGPDSDGADADAVPENVEEVMALGFEGWIDQQFAMTPVGKLQPYVDWAVPNGQALALYGNYKEFAWWGRVMGSPKLSPTAPASPAQPYDALRQRVAFALSEILVTSDRPEQLAVEQQGMANYYDLMVQHAFGNYQDLLYAVATHPVMGIYLSHLGNQKANSALRIYPDENFAREVMQLFSIGLWELNPDGTRKLVNDNPVPTYNNGDITELARVFTGLSFGNNANFQLYPRDFTVPMKMWDQYHDCEAKVLLGGMQLPARTPSSGNAGTAGLADVTAAIQNLFNHPNVGPFIGRQLIQRLVTSNPSPGYVGRVSAAFADNGSGVRGDLKAVVKAILLDPEARDPAVMDLPTWGRLREPLLRVVNMARAFNAASTSGHYPLDQFSTDHMQDPMNAPSVFNFFLPNHSPPGPITQEGLVAPEFQIINASTAITGPNYFWNAIEGSLHRYGNGTAAYIVKLQNDPELGMIVPSNLINQDTPSGAAAMDPDPLLRRLDLALTGGTLSARQFQIIREAMMRIPTSSWQWHRQRLRLATYLIVTSSDFNVQR is encoded by the coding sequence ATGCGATCTCCTGCATCGTTGGTAAGCCCGTCCCGCTTCGCGGAATCCCGACCTGCTTGGGCTCTGTCCCTGCTGCTCGCCCTCCTGCCCGGCACGGCAGCCCTGGCCGAGCTGGACAAGAACACCAACCAGCTCAGTGACGTCTGGGAGCTGCAGTTCAACGCCCAGGCGCTCACTGCGGGGCTGGACACGGATCACGACGGCTTTACCAATCTCCAGGAAGCGGCGGGCGGCACCAACCCCTTTGACGCCACGTCCCGGCCAGCCATCGGCATCGGGGCAGGACCAGGGAATGGCGCGGAGATCTCCTGGCAGTCATCCCCGGGCAAGCGGTACCGGATCGATGTCAGCAACACCCTGGCGCTCAATTCATGGCAGACCTTGCTGACCGTGGACGGCACGGGCGAGATCTTCGACCTGCCGATTTCCGTGGCACCAGGCTCTCAGTTTTTCCGGCTCAATGTCAGCGACATCGATACTGACCTGGACGGTCTGAGCGACTGGGAGGAGCGGCAACTGGGGCTGGATCCACGCAGCAGCGCCTCGGAACGGCAAGCGACATCCGACTTCAGCCGGGTGAACACGGAGTGGACCGGCACCAGCGTGGTGACGGTGGGGCTGCTGGACGGTGAGATCAATGAAGACTGGCCGGACAAGGGGCTGGTGGCGATCCGACGGACCGGCGGGCTCAAGCCCATCACCGTCAATCTCACGCTGACCGGCACCGCCACCCGTGATGCTGACTACACCTGCCCGGTGATCGGCAGCCAGGTGACGATCCCGTTGGGAGTACGAGAAGTGTGGGTGGAGTTCACGCCCCTGGAGGACTCGCAAACAGAAGGGGCGGAAACCATCATCCTCACGGCCACGAGCGGGACCGGCTACACCCTGGGGACCACCACCACTGCCACGGTGACACTGGCGGATGCCAGCACGCAGCCCAGCCCGAAAGCCGCCGCCCGTTTCCTCATCCAAGCCGCCTTTGGCCCCGATTCCGATGGCGCAGATGCAGATGCCGTCCCAGAGAACGTGGAGGAAGTGATGGCACTGGGGTTTGAGGGCTGGATCGATCAGCAGTTTGCGATGACGCCGGTGGGCAAGCTACAGCCGTATGTGGACTGGGCGGTTCCCAATGGGCAGGCGCTCGCACTGTATGGCAACTACAAGGAGTTCGCCTGGTGGGGGCGCGTCATGGGATCGCCCAAGCTCAGCCCCACCGCACCCGCCAGCCCGGCACAGCCCTACGATGCGCTGCGTCAGCGGGTGGCCTTTGCCCTCAGCGAAATCCTCGTGACCTCCGACCGGCCGGAACAGCTGGCGGTGGAGCAGCAGGGCATGGCCAACTACTACGACCTGATGGTGCAGCATGCCTTCGGCAACTACCAGGACCTGCTCTATGCCGTGGCCACGCATCCGGTCATGGGCATCTATTTGAGCCATCTGGGCAACCAGAAGGCAAACTCCGCGTTGCGCATCTACCCGGACGAAAACTTTGCGCGGGAGGTGATGCAGCTCTTCAGCATCGGCCTGTGGGAACTGAATCCCGACGGGACAAGGAAACTCGTCAACGACAATCCGGTTCCCACCTACAACAATGGCGACATCACGGAGCTGGCGCGGGTGTTCACCGGCCTCTCCTTCGGCAACAACGCCAACTTCCAGCTTTATCCCCGTGACTTCACGGTTCCGATGAAGATGTGGGACCAGTACCACGACTGCGAAGCCAAGGTGCTTCTCGGAGGAATGCAACTGCCCGCCCGCACGCCCTCCAGCGGGAATGCCGGCACGGCCGGTCTGGCGGATGTCACAGCGGCGATTCAGAATCTCTTCAACCACCCCAACGTGGGCCCGTTCATCGGCCGCCAGCTCATTCAACGCCTGGTTACCTCGAACCCCAGCCCCGGCTACGTGGGCAGGGTTTCCGCGGCCTTTGCTGACAACGGCAGCGGAGTGCGCGGTGACCTGAAGGCGGTGGTCAAGGCCATCCTGCTGGACCCGGAGGCGCGGGATCCCGCCGTGATGGACCTGCCCACCTGGGGCAGGCTGCGGGAGCCGCTGCTGAGGGTGGTTAACATGGCCCGCGCCTTCAACGCCGCCTCCACCTCCGGTCACTACCCGCTGGACCAGTTCAGCACAGACCACATGCAGGATCCCATGAACGCCCCCAGTGTGTTCAACTTTTTCCTGCCCAATCACAGTCCACCCGGCCCCATCACCCAGGAGGGGCTGGTGGCGCCGGAATTCCAGATCATCAACGCGAGCACCGCCATCACCGGCCCCAATTACTTCTGGAACGCCATTGAGGGGAGCCTGCACCGCTACGGCAACGGCACCGCAGCCTACATCGTGAAGCTGCAGAACGATCCGGAGCTGGGCATGATTGTCCCCTCGAACCTCATCAACCAGGACACGCCTTC